CGGGCCGCTGTAAGCCGTCTGCGTTTGAGGCTTTGGGGTAGGAGCGGCGTAAGCCGCGACCGGCAAACAGCCGCAGCGATGCGCTTGCCCGGCGCGTCGCCTACCCCGAAGCGATGCCGTCGATCTCTGTGGGAGCGGCGTAAACCGCGATTTCGTGGCCGCGTGGGGCTGGGTTAGCGCGACTTACGTCGCTCCTGCAGCTGCAACGATGGGTTTGTCGTTGGTGAAGGTTCGCGGTCGCGGCTTACGCCGCTCCTACCCCTAGGCAAGGAGCGGGGGGCGGAACGGAAAACGGCGCCGTGGGCGCCGTTTTCGTTTGCCGCGGGGAGCCGATCAGAGACGGTCTTCGTCGTCGGTTTCCAGCGCGTCGTCGAACTCGGGCGGCTGGTCGCCGACCGTCCACAGGCGCTCCAGCGCGTAGAACTCGCGCACGCGCGGCAGCATGACGTGCACGACGACATCGCCCAGGTCGACCAGCACCCATTCGGCTTCGCGCTCGCCTTCCACGCCCAGCGGCATCACGTCCAGGTTCTTGGCGAACTTGACCACTTCGTCGGCGATCGACTTGACGTGGCGGGTGGAGGTGCCGGACGCGACGACCATGTAGTCGGTGACGCTGCTCTTGCCGCGCACATCGATCTCGACGACGTCCTTGGCTTTGAGTTCCTCGACCGCGGCATGGACCGTGCGCAACAGGGCGTCTACGGACGGCGGCGGGTTCGGCAGGCGGGTCTTGATGACGTGGGCTTGGCTGGTCAAGGGAAGCACGCTCTGGGGGTTGCGGGGGCATTATAGCGGAGCGCCGGTGAGGGCCTGGTCCGCGGATCGGCGGAGGCTGCGTACCTGAACGTCGCGCGCATCTGAAAGCCCTGCCGGGCCCGGCTTTGCGGGTACCTAAGGGACGCCGGCATGCGCAGGCGGCCGCGTGCCTCAGGGCCGGACGTACAGGCCGTGGCGCTGGATATAGGCGGCCACGGCCAGCGGCACCAGGTCCTGCCAGGGCTGGCCGGCAGCGATGCGCAGGCGCACCTGGCTGGCCGATTCGGCGTGCAGCGGCTGATGCAGGCGCAGCACGCGGCCCGCGGGCGCGGCGCGCAGCGCGGCCGCGTCCGCAGCCTCGCGCCCGTCCAGGGCCGCGGCCAGCTCCGGCGCCAGGTCCTCGTCCAGCGGGCTGCCGGGACGGTCGGCGACGACGAAATGGGCCAGGTCGAACAAGGCCCGCCAGTCGCGCCACTGCGGCAGGCCCAGAAAACTGTCGGCGCCGACCACCAGCGCCACCGGCACCTGCATGCCGACCTGCGCGCGCAACTCGCGCAAGGTGTCGACGGTGTAGGAACGCCCGGCGCGCGCGAGTTCGCGCGTGTCCACGCGCAGGCCGGGTTCGCCGGCCACGGCCAGGTCGAGCATGCGCGCGCGGTGCGCGGCGTTGGCGCCGGGCGGCGCGCGATGCGGCGGATCGGCCGCGGGCATCAGGCGCACCGTCGCCTGCAGCGCGTCGCGCGCGGCGCGGGCGATGGCCAGGTGGCCGTCGTGCACGGGGTCGAAGGTGCCGCCGTAGAACACCCAGAAACCGGGACGCTCGCCGGCGTCGGATTCCGCGCTCACGCGCCGGCCGCCAGCAGGCGCGCGGCGCGGGTTTCGGCCACCGCCAGCAGCAGCCGCTCCAGCGCGATCCAGGCGTCGCCGGACTCGCGGCCCTTGGCCATGCGGTCGACGCGGCCGGCCTGGGCCACGAACGCGTCCCAGCGGCGCGCGTCGTGGCGCTGCAGCGCGCGCCGGTACATGGGCTGCTTGGATTCCCACACCCGCTGCGCCTTGAACTCGGCGGCCAGATTGCCGCCGCGCGCGTGCACGCGCGCCAGCGCGGCGCCGCGTTGCAGTTCCAGCACCACCATGCCGAGCAGGCCGGGCACGGCCTCGCCTTCGGCGCGCAGGCCGGCGAGCATGCGCGAGACCTGCGCGCCCTGCCCGTTCATGGCCGCGTCGACCAGACGGAACACGTCGTAGCGCGCGGCGTCGGCCACCAGCGACTGCATGCGCGCCAGATCGATGGGCTCGCCGTCGGACAGCAAGGCCAGCTTGTCCACTTCCTGCGCCGCGGCCAGCAGATTGCCTTCGACCCGTTCGGCCAGGCTCTGCACCGCGTCGCGGTCGGCGCGCAGGCCGCGCGCGCGCAGGCGGCGCTCGATCCATTCGGACAGCTCGTGCGGCTTGACCTGCCAGGCGATGGCGACCTTGCCCACGCGCGCGATCGCCTCGCTCCACTTGCCGCCGTGCTGCTTGCTCCATTCGCCGCAGGTGATGAGCAGGCTCACGTCCTGCGGCGGATCGGCGCAGAAACCGGAAATGACCTCGGCGCCGTCCTTGCCTGGCTTGCCGCCGGGCAGTCGCAGCTCGACCAGGCGCCGGGAGGCGAACAGGCTGGGCGCGCGGAAACTGGCTTCCAGCGCGTTCCAGTCCGGCTCGCGCTGGTTGCCTTCGGCTTCGAATACTTCGCGCTCGGCGATGCCCTGCGCGCGCGCGGCCGCGCGCACCGCATCGGCGGCTTCGAGCACGCGCAGCGGTTCGGGGCCTGCGATCAGATACGCCGGACGCAACGGCTCGGACGCGACCTGCGCGGCCAGCTGTTCCGGCTTGAGTTCCATGCTCAGGGCGGGGTCGGCGTCGCCGGCTCGGTCTTGGCCGGCTCGCTGGGCGCGACCGATTCGGCCGCCTGCATCGCCGCCTGCGCGGCGTCGGTGGCGATCGGGCGCGCGGCGGCGGGCGCGGCGGCGCTGCCGCCGCCGACGTTCTTCACCACCGCGTCGATGCGGCGCAGCACCGCGGCGCTCATCTCGCGGCGCATTTCGCGCTGCAGCACTTCGCGCTCGCCTTCGGTGCCGATCGAGTTGGTCGGGTTGGACACGTAGTCGCGCGCCAGTTCGATGGTCTGGCGCGGCACCAGCGGGGTGCCGTCGGACTTGCGCAGTTCGAAGATCACCGCGTAGCGCAGGCTGTATTCCTGGGTGCGGCCCAACTGGTCCAGCGCCACCGGGGTGTCGCCCCAGCGTTCGGACAGCAGGTCCAGCACCGCCGCCGACTCGGTTTCCGGCGTGGCCGGCACCGCGCCGGCGCGGGTCAGCGCCTGGGCCAGGCTTTCGGCCAGCGGGCTGTAACGATCCACCGAGACCACGCGCACCGGACCCAGGTCCGGCGGCAGCGTCATCGCGCTGCGCAGATGGAAACCGCAGGCCGACAGGGTCAGCGCGAGCGCGGCGGTGGCGAGGACGATCAGCGGACGACGGGTCATGCGCGAAGTCTGGACGAGGCGGCGGCGCGCAGCAATAGCGGGGGCTGAACGAGCCAGGGCGTGTGGAGCGAATCCCCCTCAATCCGCCTTTTCCAAAGGGGGAAGACAAGCGGTTGCGTCGCAGCCGCTACTTCAGCGCCATCCGCCTCCCCCTTTGAAAAGGGGGGATTGAGGGGGATTTGCCTTTACCCCACCACGTCGCGGCTTACGCCGCGACGATATTCACGATCTTGCCCGGCACCACGATGATCTTGCGCACGCTCAGGCCTTCCATGTACTTGACCACGTTCGGCTCGGCCAGGGCCAGGCGCTCGGCCTCTTCCTTGGCCACGTTGACCGGCACCTCGATGGTGCCGCGCAGCTTGCCGTTGACCTGCACCGCCAGCACCACCGCGTCGCGGGTCAGCGCCTCGGCCTCGGCCTGCGGGAACGGCAGGTCCTCGAGCAGGGTTTCGGCGTGGCCCAGTTCCTGCCACAGCGCATGGCTGGCGTGCGGGGTGATCGGGTTCAGCAGCAGCACCGCCGCCTCCAGCGCCTGCTGGCGCAGGGCGCGGCCGTTGCCGCTGGCGTCGTCGAACTTGGACAGGTGGTTGAGCAGTTCCATCACCGCGGCGATGGCGGTGTTGAAGCTGTGGCGGCGGCCGTAGTCGTCGCCGACCTTCTGGATGGTCTCGTGCAACTGGCGGCGCAGGGTCTTCTGCGCGGCGTCCAGCGCGGCCGTGTCCAGCGCCGGCGCGGGGCCGTCGGCGGCGTGCTTGTGGACCATGCTCCACAGCCGGCGCAGGAACCGCGCCATGCCTTCCACGCCGGCCTCGTTCCACTCCAGCGACTGTTCCGGCGGCGCGGCGAACATCGAGAACAGGCGCACGGTGTCGGCGCCGAACTTGCCCACCATCAGCTGCGGGTCGACGCCGTTGTTCTTCGACTTCGACATCTTCTCGGTCCCGCCGATATGCACCGGCTGGCCGTCGGCCTTGAGCGTGGCGCCGACGATGCGGCCGCGCTCGTCGCGCACCGCTTCCACGTCGGCCGGATTGATCCAGTCCTTCTGGCCGTCCGCGCCGTCGCGGTAGAAGGTCTCGGCGATCACCATGCCCTGGGTCATCAGGTTGGTCGCCGGCTCGTCGCTGTCGACCAGGCCCTGGTCGCGCATGAGCTTGTGGTAGAAGCGGAAGTACATCAGGTGCAGGATCGCGTGCTCGATGCCGCCGATGTACTGGTCCACCGGGGTCCAGTACTTGGCGCGCTCGTCGACCTGCTCGCTGGCGCCCGGCGAGGTGTAGCGCGCGTAGTACCAGCTGGACTCCATGAAGGTGTCGAAGGTGTCGGTCTCGCGCTCGGCCGCGCCGCCGCAGCTCGGGCAGGCGACCTTGCGCCACTCCGGGTCGGCCTTGATCGGCGACTGCACGCCGCTGAACGCGACGTCCTCGGGCAGCACCACCGGCAACTGGTCTTCCGGCACCGGCACGTCGCCGCAGTTCGGGCACAGGATCACCGGGATCGGGCAGCCCCAGTAGCGCTGGCGGCTCACGCCCCAGTCGCGCAGGCGGTAGTTGACCCGCCGGGTCACCCGGCCCTCGCCCTCGAAGCGCGCGGCGACCGCGTCCAGCGCCTGCTGGAAGTCCAGGCCGTCGAACTCGCCCGAATTCACCAGCCAGCCGCGCTCGGTGTAGGCGGCCTCTTCGTGGATCCGGCGCTGGAACTCGTCTACCACCTGCACCGCCGCCGTGGTGTCGTACACGTCCACCGCGCCGGCTTCGCCCAGCGCGCTGCGCATCGGGTCGTCGTGGCGGGCGACATGGCGGCCGATCTCGTCCAGCGCGTCGCGCACTTCGTCGGGCACGATCACCATCTTGATCGGCAGCTGGTAGCGCAGCGCGAACTCGTGATCGCGCTGGTCGTGACCGGGCACGGCCATGACCGCGCCGGTGCCGTAGTTCATCAGCACGAAGTTGGCCACGTACACCGGCAGTTCTTCGCCGGTGACCGGGTGCAGCGCGCGCAGGCCGGTGTCCATGCCGCGCTTTTCCTGGGTTTCCAGTTCGGCCTCGGTGACGCCGCCGCGCTTGAGTTCGGCCAGGAACGCGGCCAGCGCCTCTTCCTTGGCCGCGGCCTGCAACGCGAGCGGGTGCTCGCCGGCGATGGACAGGTAGGTCACGCCCATCAAGGTGTCGGGGCGGGTGGTGAACACGGTCAGCGGCTGGGCCGCGTTGCCGTCCTCGTCGCGCACCTCGAAGCGGATTTCCAGGCCTTCGCTGCGGCCGATCCAGTTGCGCTGCATGGTCTTGACCGCGTCCGGCCAGCCCGGCAGCGCGTCCAGCCCGTCCAGCAGTTCCTGGGCGTAGGCGGTGATCTTGAGGAACCACTGCGGGATTTCGCGCTTTTCCACCAGCGCGCCGGTGCGCCAGCCGCGGCCGTCGATGACCTGCTCGTTGGCCAGCACGGTCTGGTCGACCGGGTCCCAGTTGACCACCGAGTTCTTGCGGTAGGCCAGGCCCTGCTTCATCAGGCGCACGAACATGCGCTGCTCGTGCACGTAGTACTCGGGCCGGCAGGTGGCGAATTCGCGCGACCAGTCGATGGCGTAGCCCATCTGCTTGAGCTGCGCCTTCATGTGCTCGATGTTGGCGTAGGTCCACTTGGCCGGCGCGGTCTTGTTCTTGATCGCGGCGTTCTCGGCCGGCAGGCCGAACGCGTCCCAGCCCATCGGCTGCAGCACGTTGTGCCCGGTCATGCGCTTGTAGCGGCTGATCACGTCGCCGATGGTGTAGTTGCGCACGTGGCCCATGTGCAGCGCGCCCGACGGGTACGGCAGCATCGACAGGCAGTAGTACTTGGGCTTGGCCGAGCGCTCGTCGACCTCGAAGGCGCGGGTGTCGTCCCAGTAGCGCTGGGCGGCGGCCTCGACGGCCTGGGGATCGAAGGCTTTCGGGTCGGTAACGATTGCGGCGTCGCTGGACACGGGGGCTGGCGGGGACAAGGAGGACCGAACAGCCTACCGCAGCGCACAAAAGGCCGCCACGGCGGCGTGGCGAGGTCCGGGCGCGCGATGGCCCGGGCGTACGCCGCCGCGGCCGGCTCCCGTGCCGGGCCGCGGCGGTGTCCGGGTCAGCGTTTCATGCACACCCAACTGATCAACTTGCCGTTGGCGTCGTAGACCGGCGTCGCTTTCTGGCCCATGGGGCACATCATCAGCGGCGGACTGGTGGTGCCGGTCGCGCCCGCCGGAGCCGGCGCGAGCGCGGTCGCGACGAAGGCGGCGAGCAGACAGAGCGTCAACTTCATGGACGTCCTCCTGTTGATTTCCGCAAAGGTTCGCTTGCATGCTGCGGCGGCCCATCCCGGGGCCGCGCGGCGATTGTTACCGCATTCGGGCCGGCATGTGCGAAACCCGTCGCATTCTCCGCCGGTGCGCCAGCGTATGGCGCGCGGCGCCGTCCACGCCCAATGCCGGAATCCCGATGACCCGCACCTGCGCCCTGCCCTTCGCCCTCGCCGCCGCCCTGCTGGCCCCGCCCGCCCTTGCCGCCGACGCCGCGCCCGCCGCCACCGCGCTGCACTGCGGCAAGCTGTTCGACGCCCGCAGCGGCCAGTTGCTGGATGCGCGCACCGTGGTGGTACGCGACGGCAAGATCGCCGAGGTGTTGCCCGGCCGCGCCGAGGTCGCCGGCGCCACCGCCATCGATCTGGGCGGACACACCTGCACCCCGGGCTGGACCGACCTGCACGTGCACCTGGGCTCGCAGTCCAGCCCGCAGAGCTATTCCGAAGGCTTCCGCCTGGATCCCACCGATTTCGCCTTCCGTTCGGTGGGCTACGCGCGCAAGACCTTGCTGGCCGGCTTCACCAGCGTGCGCGACCTGGGCGGCGAAGTCAGCCCGCACCTGCGCGACGCGATCAACCAGGGCCTGGTCGACGGGCCGCGCATCTGGGCGGCGGGCAAGTCCATCGCCACCACCGGCGGCCACGCCGACCCCACCAACGGCTACAACGACGCGCTGTCGCACCTGATCGGCCCGCCCGGTCCCACCGACGGCGTGATCAACTCCATCGACGACGCCCGCCAGGCCGTGCGCCAGCGCTACAAGGACGGCAGCGACGTGATCAAGATCACCGCCACCGGCGGCGTGCTGTCCTACGCCAAGTCCGGCGACGCGCCGCAGTTCACCGTCGAGGAGGTCAAGGCCATCGTCGACACCGCCAAGGACTACGGCTACCGCGTGGCCGCGCACGCGCACGGCGAGGAAGGCATGAAGCGCGCGGTGCTGGGCGGCGTGACCAGCATCGAGCACGGCACCTACATGAGCCCCGAGGTCATGTCGCTGATGAAGCAGAAGGGCACCTGGTACGTGCCCACCATCTACGCCGGCCGCTTCGTCGCCGACAAGGCGAAGATCGACGGCTATTTCCCCGAAATGGTGCGGCCCAAGGCCGCGCGCATCGGCGCGCAGATCCAGGACACCGCCGGCCGCGCCTACCGCGGCGGGGTCAAGATCGCCTTCGGCACCGACATGGGCGTGGGCCCGCACGGCGACAACGCGCGCGAGTTCCTGTACATGGTCGAAGCCGGCATTCCGGCCGCGACCGCGCTGCAGGCCGCGACCATTCGCGCCGCCGAGGTGCTGGGCGTGGACGACCAGGGCGTGATCGAGGCCGGCAAGCGCGCCGACATCGTCGCCGTGCCGGGCGATCCGATCGCCGACATCAACGCGGTGATGAAGGTCGACTTCGTGATGAAGGACGGCAAGGTCTACGCCCAGCCCGGCCGCGCGCTGTAATCGCAGCCGGCAGGCGTCCAAGGGCCCGTGCCGCGCGCACGGGCCTCACCCGGCGAGGAACGCGGCTATGGATCTGGAATGGATGGGCTACGTGGCCGCCACGCTGACCACGCTGTCGTTCGTGCCGCAGGCGATCAAGACCATACGCAGCCGCGACACCCGCGGCATTTCGCTGGGCATGTACGTGGTGTTCACCGTCGGCGTGGCCTGTTGGTTCGGCTACGGCTGGGCCCTGGATTCCTGGCCGATGATGGTGTCCAACACCATCACCTTCGCCCTGGCCGCGACGATATTGGGCTTGAAGCTCAAATACGGCTGACGCCGGCGCGCGCCGCGTACCACCACCACAGCAGCCAGGCGCCGAACGCGGCGCGCTGGGCCAGCCCGGCCGGCAGCAGCGAAGGCAGCACCAGCACGCACAGCAGCACCGCCAGCGCGGCGATCAGGCTGGCGCGGCTCAGCGCCTGCAGGCCGGCGCGGCCGTGCGTGCCGAAGGCGATCGCCAGCGCGCCGGCGGCATAGGCCAGCCACCACAGCAGCCACACCGTGGCGTGCAGGCGGCTGGCGTGCGCGTCCAGATCCTGCGCGTCCAAGGGCAGCAGGCCCTGCGCGGCGAAGGCCAGCGCCGACAGCAGCGTCAGCTGCGCGCCCACGCGCGCGCTCCACGCGCCCTCGCCCAGCACCTGGCGCAGCCGCAGCGCGATCGCCGCAGCCAGCGCGCCCGGCAGCACAAAAGCCAGCAGGTTGAAGCCCAGCGCGTAGGCCACGCCGGTCGCGCCCAGCCAGGCCACCGGATGCTGGGCATGGGTGTAGCCGCCCAGCTGCGCGCCGAAGCCGGCCAGCGCGGCGGCGAAGCACAGCAGCGCGGCCAGCGCCGCATACGAACTCCAGCCCATCGCGGTCTTGCCCATCACTTGCCTTCCCATTCGAATACGTCCTCCACGCCCAGCCCGAACGCGCGCGCGATCCGGAACGCCAGTTCCAGCGACGGCGCGTAGCGGCCGGCCTCCAGCGCGATGATGGTCTGCCGGGTCACCCCGCAGGCCTCGGCCAGCGCCTGCTGGGTCATTTCGCCGCGCTCGAAACGCAGGCGGCGGATACGGTTGGCGATCGGTGCGGCGCCCATGCCGCTCAACGCCGGTCGCGCCAGTAGTAGACCGCGCTGGCCGCGTACTCGCACAGCCAGCCCCACATCAGCGCGAAGATCAGCAGGCTGGACACCATCGCCGGCGTGGCCCAGGCCAGACGCGACTGCGGCGACAGCCCCAGGGTCACGGCGATGGCGATCACGCCGAAGGTCAGCGCGCCGCGGCCCCAGCCGGCGGCGCCCTGGGCGATCTCGCGATCGCGTTCGTCCTCGCTCACCGCGCCGCGCCAGCGCGAAGCCAGCACCTGCGAGATCACCGTCCAGGCCACCAACAGCAGCACCAGCTGGCGCGCCACCGCGGAGGCCGCCGGATTGCGCCACAACTCCGCGCCCTGGAACAGGTGCAGCTTGCTCAGGTAGAAGGCGATGCTGACCGCCATGAAGCCCAGGCCGATCCAGGCCTGCCATTCGCCCAGCGCCGCGCGGCCTTCGAACTCGCTGCGCGGAATCCGGTACAGCAGGTACAGGCTGACCCAGGCCGTGCCGGCCAGCAGCGCCACGCCCAATTGGCCGGTGTCGAAACCCAACGGCAGTCCCTGCCCCGAAATCAGCAGCCACAAGGCCAAACCGGCAACCGCGACCACCGCGGCCAATCCCCCGCCACG
The sequence above is a segment of the Lysobacter silvisoli genome. Coding sequences within it:
- the rsfS gene encoding ribosome silencing factor, which gives rise to MTSQAHVIKTRLPNPPPSVDALLRTVHAAVEELKAKDVVEIDVRGKSSVTDYMVVASGTSTRHVKSIADEVVKFAKNLDVMPLGVEGEREAEWVLVDLGDVVVHVMLPRVREFYALERLWTVGDQPPEFDDALETDDEDRL
- the nadD gene encoding nicotinate-nucleotide adenylyltransferase; the protein is MSAESDAGERPGFWVFYGGTFDPVHDGHLAIARAARDALQATVRLMPAADPPHRAPPGANAAHRARMLDLAVAGEPGLRVDTRELARAGRSYTVDTLRELRAQVGMQVPVALVVGADSFLGLPQWRDWRALFDLAHFVVADRPGSPLDEDLAPELAAALDGREAADAAALRAAPAGRVLRLHQPLHAESASQVRLRIAAGQPWQDLVPLAVAAYIQRHGLYVRP
- the holA gene encoding DNA polymerase III subunit delta; this translates as MELKPEQLAAQVASEPLRPAYLIAGPEPLRVLEAADAVRAAARAQGIAEREVFEAEGNQREPDWNALEASFRAPSLFASRRLVELRLPGGKPGKDGAEVISGFCADPPQDVSLLITCGEWSKQHGGKWSEAIARVGKVAIAWQVKPHELSEWIERRLRARGLRADRDAVQSLAERVEGNLLAAAQEVDKLALLSDGEPIDLARMQSLVADAARYDVFRLVDAAMNGQGAQVSRMLAGLRAEGEAVPGLLGMVVLELQRGAALARVHARGGNLAAEFKAQRVWESKQPMYRRALQRHDARRWDAFVAQAGRVDRMAKGRESGDAWIALERLLLAVAETRAARLLAAGA
- the lptE gene encoding LPS assembly lipoprotein LptE, whose amino-acid sequence is MTRRPLIVLATAALALTLSACGFHLRSAMTLPPDLGPVRVVSVDRYSPLAESLAQALTRAGAVPATPETESAAVLDLLSERWGDTPVALDQLGRTQEYSLRYAVIFELRKSDGTPLVPRQTIELARDYVSNPTNSIGTEGEREVLQREMRREMSAAVLRRIDAVVKNVGGGSAAAPAAARPIATDAAQAAMQAAESVAPSEPAKTEPATPTPP
- the leuS gene encoding leucine--tRNA ligase; the protein is MVTDPKAFDPQAVEAAAQRYWDDTRAFEVDERSAKPKYYCLSMLPYPSGALHMGHVRNYTIGDVISRYKRMTGHNVLQPMGWDAFGLPAENAAIKNKTAPAKWTYANIEHMKAQLKQMGYAIDWSREFATCRPEYYVHEQRMFVRLMKQGLAYRKNSVVNWDPVDQTVLANEQVIDGRGWRTGALVEKREIPQWFLKITAYAQELLDGLDALPGWPDAVKTMQRNWIGRSEGLEIRFEVRDEDGNAAQPLTVFTTRPDTLMGVTYLSIAGEHPLALQAAAKEEALAAFLAELKRGGVTEAELETQEKRGMDTGLRALHPVTGEELPVYVANFVLMNYGTGAVMAVPGHDQRDHEFALRYQLPIKMVIVPDEVRDALDEIGRHVARHDDPMRSALGEAGAVDVYDTTAAVQVVDEFQRRIHEEAAYTERGWLVNSGEFDGLDFQQALDAVAARFEGEGRVTRRVNYRLRDWGVSRQRYWGCPIPVILCPNCGDVPVPEDQLPVVLPEDVAFSGVQSPIKADPEWRKVACPSCGGAAERETDTFDTFMESSWYYARYTSPGASEQVDERAKYWTPVDQYIGGIEHAILHLMYFRFYHKLMRDQGLVDSDEPATNLMTQGMVIAETFYRDGADGQKDWINPADVEAVRDERGRIVGATLKADGQPVHIGGTEKMSKSKNNGVDPQLMVGKFGADTVRLFSMFAAPPEQSLEWNEAGVEGMARFLRRLWSMVHKHAADGPAPALDTAALDAAQKTLRRQLHETIQKVGDDYGRRHSFNTAIAAVMELLNHLSKFDDASGNGRALRQQALEAAVLLLNPITPHASHALWQELGHAETLLEDLPFPQAEAEALTRDAVVLAVQVNGKLRGTIEVPVNVAKEEAERLALAEPNVVKYMEGLSVRKIIVVPGKIVNIVAA
- a CDS encoding metal-dependent hydrolase family protein; this translates as MTRTCALPFALAAALLAPPALAADAAPAATALHCGKLFDARSGQLLDARTVVVRDGKIAEVLPGRAEVAGATAIDLGGHTCTPGWTDLHVHLGSQSSPQSYSEGFRLDPTDFAFRSVGYARKTLLAGFTSVRDLGGEVSPHLRDAINQGLVDGPRIWAAGKSIATTGGHADPTNGYNDALSHLIGPPGPTDGVINSIDDARQAVRQRYKDGSDVIKITATGGVLSYAKSGDAPQFTVEEVKAIVDTAKDYGYRVAAHAHGEEGMKRAVLGGVTSIEHGTYMSPEVMSLMKQKGTWYVPTIYAGRFVADKAKIDGYFPEMVRPKAARIGAQIQDTAGRAYRGGVKIAFGTDMGVGPHGDNAREFLYMVEAGIPAATALQAATIRAAEVLGVDDQGVIEAGKRADIVAVPGDPIADINAVMKVDFVMKDGKVYAQPGRAL
- a CDS encoding SemiSWEET transporter — translated: MDLEWMGYVAATLTTLSFVPQAIKTIRSRDTRGISLGMYVVFTVGVACWFGYGWALDSWPMMVSNTITFALAATILGLKLKYG
- a CDS encoding DUF998 domain-containing protein, which codes for MGRQVMGKTAMGWSSYAALAALLCFAAALAGFGAQLGGYTHAQHPVAWLGATGVAYALGFNLLAFVLPGALAAAIALRLRQVLGEGAWSARVGAQLTLLSALAFAAQGLLPLDAQDLDAHASRLHATVWLLWWLAYAAGALAIAFGTHGRAGLQALSRASLIAALAVLLCVLVLPSLLPAGLAQRAAFGAWLLWWWYAARAGVSRI
- a CDS encoding helix-turn-helix transcriptional regulator → MGAAPIANRIRRLRFERGEMTQQALAEACGVTRQTIIALEAGRYAPSLELAFRIARAFGLGVEDVFEWEGK